In Argonema galeatum A003/A1, the DNA window AGGTGAAAACGGCGGCAATCATCAAGAAGGTAGACGGCTATTACATCACGCTGTCGCTTCAAGATTCGTCCGTTCCCGTTCTCAGTCCTGACGTTCCGGAACTGGGAAACACTATCGGGATTGATATGGGTTTGAAGTCATTTCTGGTAGATGATTCGGGAAAAGAGGTAGAGATCCCGCAGCATTACCGCAAATCAGAAAAGCGTCTGAAGCGGTTACAGCGTTCACTTTCCCGTAAAAAGAAAGGTTCAAATCGTCGCAAAAAAGCGATTAAGCGAGTCGCTAAGGCTCATTTGAAAGTCAGTAATCAACGGAAAGATTTTCACTACAAAACTGCTCTTAAGCTTTTGTCTCCAGGGAAGCACGTTGCACATGAAAAGCTGAATATCAAAGGTCTAGCCAAGTCTCGACTGGCAAAATCTGTCAATGATGCTGGATGGGGTCAATTCCTGCAAATTCTCTCAATCAAGGCTGAAAGAGCCGGGTTGCTTGCAATCGCTGTGAATCCAAACGGCACTTCTCAAAACTGCTCTGGATGCGGTACAAGAGTCCCAAAAGCACTTGCGGACAGGCTTCATGTTTGTCCTGAATGTGGACTGACGCTAGACCGTGACCATAATGCAGCAATCAATATCAAGTATTTGGCGGTAGGGCATTCCGTCAATAAAGCTCAGGTAACGTCCGAAGCAATAGCTGGAGTCACTGAGAAGCCCGCTCTGTATGCGTAAGCATCAGAGTCGGGAGTATGTCATAAATCAAAGCATCATAGACTGAAGAACTTTATTAAATATAGGATTTATTAAAAGCAGGGCGATGAACGAACTAACCTTAGAGTGGCAAGAGGCAGGTCATCTGAGAAAGCAGATGATTCGCGATCGACAGCTAAGTAAAAATGCCGGAACCGTTCGGCTGGGGCGCGATGCCCTTCGCTGCGATATTGTGCTGACGCATCCGACAGTCTCTGGGCTGCACGTCGAAATATTCTTTAATCAAGAGCAACAACAATTTTACCTGCGAAATCTGCGAGAAAGTAATCCTCCGTGGGTGAATGGCAAGCAACTTACCGTTGGTGAGACAACTTTAAGCCAAGGTAGCATCTTTCATCTGGGAGAAACAGAAATCAAAGTTAGTGGGGTAATTCTAGCTGGTAGCAGCGTTCCCCCAACGATTTTGGTTTCGCCTTTGGCACCGTGGAAAGTAAGTCAGCCATCTGGGGCTACTGTAGCAAATCAAACTTACGGTTTGCGATGTCCCAATTCTAAATGCGATCGCATTTCACCTTACGAACGGTTAGATTTAGGATGTCCTTGGTGTGGCACCTCCCTAACGGCAGCAGCAAGTGTTTTAATGACTCCCAGCGGGAATCAACCGTTATGAATCCGCAACCCCTGCAAATTCGGCTTAGCTGGTCAGATCCAGCCACAGGAGAACGGCGAGAACCCATCTTAGCTGTCCCTATTGCCCTGGGACGCGAGTTTGCCCAAATGCCAGATGAACTCAGGGGAATGCGCGTTTCCCGGATACTGCTCAATAGTGCCGAAGTCTCTCGCTATCATGTCTCGATCGATGAAGATAGCGGCAGTTTGGTAGGAATTGACCAAAACAGTCAAAACGGCACTTTTGTCAACGGTCAGCGTCAGGCGCGGAGTTTACTGGCGAATGGCGATACCCTGCAAATTGGCCCCTACCAAATTACGATTTCCTTCCTCGCCAGTCCATCCATATCCACCATCAATTTTCACCCAGACACAGATTTACCCGACCCCCGTCTGGTGGCGACGCCAAGTAGCGATAATTTTCCCCCACTGGTGTTTGGGCAATCTCAAGTAGCTTTGCAAGACCTTCACGCAACGGGTTTGCCAGTTGAAGAAGTTGACTATGCTGCTATTGGTGCAGGATTAGGTAGCTTTGTTTGGGTCGATATGTTGAGAATTTCCGGGGTAAAAATCGATCGCATAGCGGCTTTGGGAATGGAAGAAAAGCCGTATGCGCGTTACAAGCGTCTGTGCATGAATTCTCAGATTCCCTTACACGAAAGGTTGCGATCGAATTCCGATTCTTGTCCCGATAATATTTGGGGTTGGCCCAGCTATGCTTGGCGAGAAGTTTGGCACGATTTACTCAAAGGGAAAGTCAGCGATGCTTTGGGGTATTT includes these proteins:
- a CDS encoding RNA-guided endonuclease InsQ/TnpB family protein, with protein sequence MRTAHQYRLRLTKLQQTTIDQWLELARRQYNYRLAERFNWYEQNRCDINACPLTCHLPELKENPNFYSQKRDLVNSKKLFPEYKELPSHTLQDVIARVEKTFDRWLSGDCNGKRSGKPRFKGQGRFRSIAFPDPVKPEHINGRFIQLPKIGKLKMILHRPLPDGFKVKTAAIIKKVDGYYITLSLQDSSVPVLSPDVPELGNTIGIDMGLKSFLVDDSGKEVEIPQHYRKSEKRLKRLQRSLSRKKKGSNRRKKAIKRVAKAHLKVSNQRKDFHYKTALKLLSPGKHVAHEKLNIKGLAKSRLAKSVNDAGWGQFLQILSIKAERAGLLAIAVNPNGTSQNCSGCGTRVPKALADRLHVCPECGLTLDRDHNAAINIKYLAVGHSVNKAQVTSEAIAGVTEKPALYA
- a CDS encoding FHA domain-containing protein, whose product is MNELTLEWQEAGHLRKQMIRDRQLSKNAGTVRLGRDALRCDIVLTHPTVSGLHVEIFFNQEQQQFYLRNLRESNPPWVNGKQLTVGETTLSQGSIFHLGETEIKVSGVILAGSSVPPTILVSPLAPWKVSQPSGATVANQTYGLRCPNSKCDRISPYERLDLGCPWCGTSLTAAASVLMTPSGNQPL